The following are encoded together in the Geobacter sulfurreducens PCA genome:
- a CDS encoding IS4-like element ISGsu1 family transposase codes for MAHCNTVLNQVVGFFKRHEFESLARKHHIGQKFRSFNRWSQFMAMMVCQLSGRKSLRDIVENLKAQGHKLYHLGMKTVSRTTLARVNDEQPHELYKELFYKMLHRCKAVAPSHRFKIDEKVYLLDATTINLCLEAFPWATYRQKKGAIKMHVGLDADGYLPEFIDVTEGKKHEMSWARMLQLPAGSLAVFDRGFTDYDWWQQLTTNGIFFVTRLKENALVEYFKKRPGRKATGVILDQEIRLKGMKDKLRLVQFIADDGNDYRFVTNAHHLKAAIVADLYKERWKIELFFKWIKQNLKIKTFLGTSENAVLTQIWIALCVYLVLAYLTFLSKIGSSMQQILRLLQLNLFERRDLESLFKPPKVEASPQLVLL; via the coding sequence GTGGCACATTGTAACACAGTCCTTAACCAAGTTGTCGGTTTTTTCAAGAGACATGAATTTGAATCCCTTGCCCGCAAGCATCACATCGGGCAGAAGTTTCGTTCTTTTAACCGTTGGTCGCAGTTCATGGCGATGATGGTTTGTCAACTTTCCGGCAGAAAAAGTCTGCGGGATATCGTGGAAAACCTCAAGGCCCAAGGCCACAAGCTCTATCATCTGGGCATGAAGACGGTTTCCCGTACCACCTTGGCCAGAGTGAACGATGAACAGCCGCATGAGTTGTACAAAGAGCTCTTTTACAAAATGCTGCATCGATGCAAGGCAGTTGCACCCAGTCATCGCTTCAAGATCGATGAAAAAGTCTATCTGCTGGATGCCACCACCATCAATCTCTGTCTGGAGGCGTTCCCTTGGGCCACCTACCGGCAGAAGAAGGGTGCCATAAAGATGCATGTCGGTCTTGATGCTGACGGCTATCTGCCTGAGTTCATCGATGTGACCGAAGGCAAGAAGCACGAGATGTCCTGGGCCAGGATGCTACAACTGCCTGCCGGTTCACTGGCCGTCTTTGACCGGGGCTTCACCGATTACGACTGGTGGCAGCAACTAACGACCAACGGCATCTTCTTCGTAACCCGGCTGAAAGAGAACGCCTTGGTGGAATACTTCAAGAAGCGTCCCGGCAGGAAAGCAACGGGCGTCATTCTTGACCAGGAGATTCGGCTCAAAGGGATGAAGGACAAACTGCGGCTTGTCCAGTTCATCGCCGATGACGGCAACGATTACCGCTTCGTGACCAATGCGCATCACCTGAAAGCAGCAATCGTGGCGGATCTCTACAAAGAGCGCTGGAAGATCGAACTGTTCTTCAAGTGGATCAAACAGAACCTGAAGATCAAGACCTTCCTCGGCACCTCGGAGAATGCCGTACTCACACAGATCTGGATTGCCCTGTGCGTGTATCTGGTACTGGCATACTTGACGTTTCTGTCAAAGATCGGATCGTCGATGCAGCAGATATTACGGTTATTACAGCTGAATTTGTTCGAGCGGCGAGACCTTGAAAGCCTATTCAAACCACCGAAAGTAGAGGCTTCGCCACAACTGGTGCTGCTTTAG
- the ltrA gene encoding group II intron reverse transcriptase/maturase, whose protein sequence is MSFHDIPNPTGGMPVERVIDRPTPEEHLLERILATENMDLAWKRVRANKGAPGVDGVTIDAFPERFRPLWGDIRASLATGTYQPQPVLRVEIPKPTGGTRPLGIPTVLDRLIQQATAQVLTPIFDPEFSASSFGFRPGRSAHNAVRQLREYLRQGYRIAVDIDLAKFFDTVNHDLLMTMVGRRVRDKRVLTLIGRYLRAGVEVDGRLEKTRMGVPQGGPLSPLLANILLDHLDKELESRGHKFVRYADDFVILVKSERAGERVMGSVRKYLTNKLKLTVNEDKSKVARSGDLSFLGFVFKGTKILWSDQAYKEFRRRVRKYTGRSWFVSMEYRLNKLSTYLRGWMGYFGIAEAYRDIPEIDGWIRRRVRLCYWKQWRWCRTKIRNLLKLGVQLGTSIRAGLNRNGPWAMSRRLAAQHGMTNQWLKDQGLVSVKELWVKIHYPATAR, encoded by the coding sequence ATGAGCTTTCACGACATACCGAACCCGACCGGGGGAATGCCCGTGGAGCGCGTCATTGACCGGCCAACTCCGGAAGAGCACCTACTGGAGCGGATACTTGCCACAGAGAACATGGACCTGGCGTGGAAACGGGTGCGGGCCAACAAGGGCGCACCTGGCGTCGATGGTGTTACCATCGACGCGTTCCCCGAACGGTTCCGGCCCCTCTGGGGCGATATCCGTGCATCGCTTGCAACAGGTACCTACCAACCACAGCCGGTCCTTCGAGTGGAAATACCCAAACCAACGGGCGGCACCCGCCCGCTGGGGATTCCCACCGTCCTTGACCGGCTGATCCAACAGGCAACAGCCCAGGTGCTCACGCCGATCTTCGATCCGGAATTCTCCGCATCGAGTTTCGGGTTCCGCCCCGGCCGCTCGGCACACAATGCCGTGCGGCAGCTGCGGGAGTATCTGCGGCAGGGCTACCGCATTGCCGTGGACATCGACCTTGCCAAGTTCTTCGACACGGTCAATCACGACCTCCTCATGACAATGGTGGGGAGGAGGGTCCGCGACAAGCGGGTTCTCACCCTGATCGGCAGGTATCTCAGAGCCGGGGTGGAGGTTGACGGGCGGCTGGAAAAGACCCGCATGGGCGTACCCCAAGGGGGTCCGCTTTCCCCGCTTCTCGCCAACATCCTCCTCGACCACCTGGACAAGGAGCTTGAGAGCCGTGGCCACAAGTTCGTCCGTTACGCCGATGATTTCGTCATTCTGGTGAAGAGCGAGCGTGCCGGCGAGCGGGTCATGGGGAGCGTCAGGAAGTATCTGACGAACAAACTCAAGCTCACGGTCAACGAAGACAAGAGCAAAGTCGCCAGAAGCGGCGACTTGAGCTTTCTTGGCTTTGTCTTCAAGGGAACCAAAATCCTCTGGTCTGACCAGGCGTACAAGGAGTTCCGGCGCCGGGTCAGGAAGTACACCGGCAGGAGTTGGTTCGTCTCCATGGAGTACCGACTGAACAAGCTGTCGACCTACCTCCGCGGCTGGATGGGGTACTTCGGCATTGCCGAAGCCTACCGTGACATCCCGGAGATCGACGGCTGGATACGGCGGCGGGTGCGGCTGTGCTACTGGAAGCAGTGGCGGTGGTGCCGCACCAAGATTCGGAACCTGCTCAAACTGGGTGTACAGCTTGGCACATCCATCAGAGCAGGGCTGAACCGCAACGGTCCGTGGGCCATGTCCCGCAGGCTTGCCGCCCAGCACGGTATGACCAACCAGTGGCTGAAGGATCAAGGACTTGTATCTGTCAAAGAACTGTGGGTGAAGATCCATTACCCGGCCACGGCCCGGTAA
- a CDS encoding transposase — MPRSARIDIPNLLQHVIVRGIERRDIFLSDDDRWDFRNRLQKLLLEMDVDCLAWSLMSNHFHLLLRPTRTPLAPFMRRLLTGYAVSFNLRHNRSGHLFQNRYKSIVCDEDSYLLELVRYIHLNPLRAGIVADLGALDTFPWSGHAMLMGKIVLEGQGINEVLRYFGPGVSASRRTYREFMADGVLQGERPDLVGKRSGASGGGCPASDRRILGDENFVEQLKTEECLHQQLRRPMSIESIVATIADQYGVAPKAIASKSRLPRTLDARAVVCYTAVEEGHTGAEVGRVLGMTRSGVAIARRRGEEVLARIESTAEFQHDTRLDSTN, encoded by the coding sequence ATGCCACGATCAGCGCGAATTGACATTCCTAATCTTTTGCAGCACGTGATCGTTCGCGGCATAGAGCGCCGCGACATCTTTCTCTCGGATGATGATCGGTGGGACTTCCGGAATCGGCTTCAGAAGCTTCTGCTGGAGATGGATGTTGACTGCCTGGCGTGGTCGTTGATGTCGAACCATTTCCATCTTTTGCTCCGGCCAACACGGACCCCGCTTGCCCCCTTCATGCGGAGGCTCCTTACTGGCTACGCCGTCTCGTTCAACCTGCGCCACAACCGCTCCGGGCATCTATTCCAGAATCGGTACAAGTCGATCGTGTGCGATGAGGATTCGTACCTTCTGGAACTGGTGAGATATATCCATCTGAATCCTTTGCGTGCTGGTATTGTTGCCGATCTGGGCGCGCTGGACACCTTCCCGTGGTCCGGCCATGCAATGCTGATGGGGAAGATTGTTCTGGAGGGCCAGGGGATCAACGAGGTCCTGCGGTATTTTGGGCCGGGAGTCTCCGCATCACGCCGCACATACCGCGAATTCATGGCCGATGGTGTTTTACAGGGGGAGCGCCCGGACCTTGTCGGAAAGCGTTCAGGAGCCAGCGGCGGTGGCTGTCCGGCCAGCGATAGAAGGATTCTTGGCGATGAAAATTTCGTTGAACAGCTGAAGACCGAGGAATGCCTGCACCAACAACTGCGACGTCCTATGTCGATAGAATCGATTGTTGCGACCATTGCCGACCAATACGGAGTCGCGCCGAAAGCCATAGCATCAAAGTCTCGTCTGCCGCGGACTTTGGATGCGAGGGCGGTCGTTTGCTATACCGCAGTAGAAGAGGGCCACACCGGGGCAGAGGTTGGGAGAGTGTTGGGTATGACAAGATCAGGCGTCGCAATAGCCAGAAGACGCGGCGAGGAAGTTCTTGCCCGAATCGAGTCGACAGCAGAATTTCAGCACGATACACGTCTGGATTCGACAAATTAA